CTCGCCGCCGCCCTCGCGGGTCTCAGGCTCGGCGGACGCCGCTCGCCGCGCACCCGCTACCGCCCGGACCGCTGGGACGTGCGCGCCTGGCTGGTCGTCGCCTCCGGCGTCGCGGTGGCGGCCCTGCTCGCCCTCGCGGCGGCCCGTGACCCCGCGGCCCTGCACCCGGGTGTGGTCCCCCTGGTCGCCCCGGCCCTCCCCCTCTGGCCGGCCGCGGCCGTCCTGCTCGGCCTGCTGCCCGCGTTCGTCGCCCCCGATCCCAAGGAGCCGTCGTGATCCGCTTCGAGGATGTCTCCGTGACGTACGACGGGGCTCTTGAACCCACCGTCCGCGGCATCGACTTCGAGGTCCCGGAAGGCGAACTCGTCCTGCTGGCCGGTCCGTCCGGCGTCGGCAAGTCCACGGTCCTGGGCGCGGTCAGCGGGCTCGTCCCGCACTTCACCGGCGGCACCCTGCGCGGCCGGGTCACGGTCGCCGGCCGCGACACCCGCACCCACAAGCCGCGCGAGCTGGCCGACGTGGTGGGCACGGTCGGCCAGGACCCGCTCTCCCATTTCGTCACCGACACCGTCGAGGACGAACTGGCCTACGGCATGGAGTCGCTGGGCCTCGCCCCGGACGTGATGCGCCGCCGCGTCGAGGAGACGCTGGACCTGCTCGGCCTGGCCGGTCTGCGCGACCGGCCGATCGCCACGCTCTCCGGTGGCCAGCAGCAGCGCGTCGCGATCGGCTCGGTCCTCACCCCGCACCCGAGCGTCCTCGTCCTGGACGAGCCGACCTCCGCGCTCGACCCGGCGGCCGCCGAGGAGGTGCTGGCGGTCCTCCAGCGGCTCGTCCACGACCTCGGCACGACGGTCCTCATGGCCGAACACCGCCTGGAACGCGTCATCCAGTACGCCGACCAGGTCGTCCTGCTGCCCGCCCCGGGCGCACCCCCGATCCTGGGCGACCCGGCCGAGGTGATGGCCGTGTCCCCGGTGTACCCCCCGGTGGTGGCCCTGGGCCGCCTGGCGGGCTGGACCCCCCTCCCCCTGACGGTCCGCGACGCCCGCCGCAGGGCAGCACCTCTGAAGCAACAGCTGGAGCACGTCCCTCAGGGGCGCGGGGAACTGCGCGACAAGCCACAACCGGCCCGCACCCGCAAACGACCCGCACAACCCACCCCGGAAGGCGCCGCCCACATCCAGGCCCTCTCGGTCACCCGCGCCCGCATCCAGGCCCTGCACAACATCACCCTCACCCTCACCCCCGGCGAAACCATCGCCCTCATGGGCAGAAACGGCGCCGGAAAGTCCACCCTGCTCAACTCCCTCGTAGGCCTGGTCAAGCCCAGCTCCGGAACCGTCCGAGTCGGCGAAGCCACCCCCCACCGCACCCCTCCGAAGGACCTCGTCCGCAAGGTCGGCCTCGTCCCCCAGGAACCCCGCGACCTGCTCTACGCCGACACCGTCGCCGCCGAGTGCGCGGCGGCCGACCAGGACGCAGGCGCGGACCCCGGCACCTGCCGGGCCCTGGTGACCGAGCTGCTGCCCGGCGTCACCGACGACATCCACCCCCGGGACCTCTCGGAGGGGCAGCGGCTCGCGCTCGCCCTGGCCGTCGTGCTGACCGCCCGGCCCCCGCTGCTCCTGCTGGACGAGCCGACCCGGGGCCTGGACTACGCGGCGAAGGCCCGGCTGGTGACGGTTCTGCGCGCGCTGGCCGCCGAGGGGCACGCCATCGTCCTGGCCACGCACGACGTGGAGCTCGCGGCCGAGCTCGCCCACCGGGTGGTGCTGCTGGCCGAGGGCGAGGTGATCGCGGACGGCCCGACGGCGGACGTCGTCGTCTCGTCACCGTCCTTCGCCCCGCAGGTCACCAAGATCCTGGCGCCCCAGCACTGGCTCACGGTCGCCCAGGTCCGCACCGCACTGGAGGAGACCGGCCGATGAGTCTCCAGGCGACCA
The Streptomyces tuirus genome window above contains:
- a CDS encoding ABC transporter ATP-binding protein, which encodes MIRFEDVSVTYDGALEPTVRGIDFEVPEGELVLLAGPSGVGKSTVLGAVSGLVPHFTGGTLRGRVTVAGRDTRTHKPRELADVVGTVGQDPLSHFVTDTVEDELAYGMESLGLAPDVMRRRVEETLDLLGLAGLRDRPIATLSGGQQQRVAIGSVLTPHPSVLVLDEPTSALDPAAAEEVLAVLQRLVHDLGTTVLMAEHRLERVIQYADQVVLLPAPGAPPILGDPAEVMAVSPVYPPVVALGRLAGWTPLPLTVRDARRRAAPLKQQLEHVPQGRGELRDKPQPARTRKRPAQPTPEGAAHIQALSVTRARIQALHNITLTLTPGETIALMGRNGAGKSTLLNSLVGLVKPSSGTVRVGEATPHRTPPKDLVRKVGLVPQEPRDLLYADTVAAECAAADQDAGADPGTCRALVTELLPGVTDDIHPRDLSEGQRLALALAVVLTARPPLLLLDEPTRGLDYAAKARLVTVLRALAAEGHAIVLATHDVELAAELAHRVVLLAEGEVIADGPTADVVVSSPSFAPQVTKILAPQHWLTVAQVRTALEETGR